In the genome of Pseudomonas sp. HS6, one region contains:
- a CDS encoding FMN-binding negative transcriptional regulator, translating into MYTPRAFAIDDLSQLHELILATRLAILVTHGEQGLQASHVPVLLHREQGPNGTLYGHLAKANPQWKDLRDGAEAMLIFPGADAYVSPGFYPSKAEHGKVVPTWNYVAVHAYGHAETFSDGGRLLDIVSTLTNRHEAGRAQPWSVDDAPADYIDGMLKAIVGFAIPIDRLEGKRKLSQNRSAEDIAGVREGLAASPDINDQTLAHLMR; encoded by the coding sequence ATGTACACGCCCCGCGCCTTTGCCATCGACGATTTGTCCCAACTGCACGAACTGATCCTTGCCACCCGCCTCGCCATCCTGGTGACTCACGGTGAGCAAGGCTTGCAGGCCAGCCATGTGCCAGTGCTGCTGCATCGCGAACAAGGTCCGAACGGCACGCTCTACGGGCATCTGGCCAAGGCCAACCCGCAGTGGAAAGACCTGCGCGACGGCGCCGAAGCCATGCTGATTTTTCCCGGTGCCGACGCCTATGTCAGCCCGGGCTTTTATCCGAGCAAGGCCGAGCATGGCAAAGTCGTGCCGACCTGGAACTACGTTGCCGTGCATGCCTATGGTCACGCCGAAACCTTCAGCGATGGCGGTCGCCTGCTAGACATTGTCAGTACCCTCACCAATCGCCATGAGGCGGGCCGCGCTCAGCCCTGGTCGGTCGACGATGCCCCGGCCGATTACATCGACGGCATGCTCAAGGCCATCGTCGGTTTTGCCATTCCGATCGACCGCCTCGAAGGCAAGCGCAAGCTCAGCCAGAACCGCAGCGCCGAAGATATCGCCGGCGTGCGCGAAGGCCTGGCCGCCAGCCCCGACATCAACGATCAAACCCTCGCTCACTTGATGCGTTAA
- a CDS encoding GNAT family N-acetyltransferase, translated as MSQIDIRPVSAADHAAWLPLWQAYLRFYNTELPDAVSQSTWQRFLDPNEPTHAALAWDEDKAVGMVHFIYHRSNWSIENSCYLQDLLVEPQTRGTGVGRLLIEHVYATAKADGCCKVHWLTHETNATAIQLYERIAERPGFIQFRKAI; from the coding sequence ATGAGTCAGATCGACATCCGCCCGGTCAGCGCCGCCGATCATGCAGCGTGGCTGCCGCTGTGGCAGGCCTACCTGCGCTTCTACAACACCGAACTGCCGGACGCCGTCAGCCAAAGCACCTGGCAGCGTTTTCTCGACCCGAACGAACCGACGCACGCGGCACTCGCCTGGGACGAAGACAAGGCGGTGGGCATGGTGCACTTCATCTACCATCGTTCGAACTGGAGCATCGAAAACTCCTGCTACCTGCAAGACCTGCTGGTGGAACCGCAAACCCGTGGCACCGGCGTCGGCCGTCTGCTGATCGAACACGTTTACGCCACGGCCAAGGCCGACGGTTGCTGCAAGGTGCACTGGCTGACGCACGAAACCAACGCCACCGCGATCCAGCTCTACGAGCGCATCGCCGAACGCCCGGGCTTCATCCAGTTTCGCAAAGCCATTTAA
- a CDS encoding GNAT family N-acetyltransferase, with translation MTISLADWKGVPQPSTTLIEGRFIRLEKLDPARHGDDLFSALQGPGADPKLWDYLSYGPFPERGAFNDWLNNHAAHSDPYFFSVIDRASGQVQGILSLMSIVPDQGRIEIGHVTFGAPMQRSPKSTEAVFLLAKESFALGYRRLEWKCNNGNARSRYAAERLGFSFEGVFRQHMVVKGQNRDTAWYSILDSEWPAIAAGFERWLSDENQTADGQVKGLVECRG, from the coding sequence ATGACGATTTCACTCGCCGACTGGAAAGGCGTCCCGCAGCCCTCGACCACCCTGATCGAAGGCCGCTTCATCCGCCTGGAAAAACTCGACCCGGCGCGCCACGGCGACGACCTGTTCAGTGCCTTGCAAGGCCCCGGCGCCGACCCGAAGCTCTGGGATTACTTGTCCTACGGCCCGTTCCCGGAGCGCGGCGCTTTCAATGACTGGCTGAACAACCACGCCGCCCACAGCGATCCGTACTTCTTCAGTGTCATCGACCGCGCCAGCGGCCAGGTGCAAGGTATCCTCAGCCTGATGTCGATCGTCCCGGACCAGGGCCGAATCGAAATCGGTCACGTCACTTTCGGCGCGCCGATGCAGCGCTCGCCGAAAAGCACCGAGGCGGTCTTCCTGCTGGCCAAAGAATCCTTCGCCCTCGGCTACCGCCGCCTCGAATGGAAATGCAACAACGGCAACGCCCGCTCCAGATACGCGGCCGAGCGGCTGGGTTTCAGCTTCGAAGGCGTGTTCCGCCAGCACATGGTGGTCAAGGGCCAGAACCGCGATACCGCGTGGTACTCGATCCTGGACTCGGAATGGCCGGCGATTGCGGCGGGGTTCGAGCGCTGGTTGAGCGATGAGAATCAGACAGCGGATGGGCAGGTGAAAGGGTTGGTTGAGTGCCGCGGTTGA